The DNA sequence CTATCGCCAAAATTATAGCAGTTGCAGACACCTTCCATGCCATGACATCTGAAAGGCAGTACCGTCTCAAGCGTTCCCCATTTAAAGTGCTTGAGATGATGATGCAGGATGATTTCGGGAAATATGATCTCCAGGCCATCCAGGCACTGGGGTCAGGACTCATCACCTTCTCTATCGGAAGCAGAGTCATTCTATCAGATGGAAGAAGAGCTGAAATACTCTTTATTGAAGAACAGCATCCGACGCGGCCGATGATTAAAATCATCGCAACAGATGAAATCCTCCGCCTGGAAAGCAGCAGACATCTATATATTGAGGAAGTTTTATAGAAGCCGGCAGATGCCGGCTTTGTTTTTAGGTGAAGATGATCACTGACCTGACGATTGTATGAATGGAACTGTGAAAAATAAAGATTGATAGGAATATAAAAAAGTCCTTGTAAAGCACCTGATATCCTGCTATAATCAATCAAGTCAGCAAATCACATTTGAGGACAGCCTGAAAAAACACTTCAAAAAAAGTGTTGACGGCGACTGATTAAAATGTTATTATAGTTAAGTCGCTTCAGGGCGATAGAGATTGTTCTTTGAAAACTGAACGAACAAAAAACGTCAACGTAAATCTTATTTTTATCAGAGCTAAATCTTACTCTTATATGGAGAGTTTGATCCTGGCTCAGGACGAACGCTGGCGGCGTGCCTAATACATGCAAGTCGAGCGGACGGATGGGAGCTTGCTCCCTGAAGTCAGCGGCGGACGGGTGAGTAACACGTGGGCAACCTGCCTGTAAGACTGGGATAACTTCGGGAAACCGGAGCTAATACCGGATAATGCACAGCCTCTCATGAGGCTATGCTGAAAGATGGTTTCGGCTATCACTTACAGATGGGCCCGCGGCGCATTAGCTAGTTGGTGAGGTAACGGCTCACCAAGGCAACGATGCGTAGCCGACCTGAGAGGGTGATCGGCCACACTGGGACTGAGACACGGCCCAGACTCCTACGGGAGGCAGCAGTAGGGAATCTTCCGCAATGGACGAAAGTCTGACGGAGCAACGCCGCGTGAGTGATGAAGGTTTTCGGATCGTAAAACTCTGTTGTCAGGGAAGAACAAGTGCCGGAGTAACTGCCGGCACCTTGACGGTACCTGACCAGAAAGCCACGGCTAACTACGTGCCAGCAGCCGCGGTAATACGTAGGTGGCAAGCGTTGTCCGGAATTATTGGGCGTAAAGCGCGCGCAGGCGGTCTCTTAAGTCTGATGTGAAAGCCCACGGCTCAACCGTGGAGGGTCATTGGAAACTGGGGGACTTGAGTGCAGAAGAGGAAAGTGGAATTCCACGTGTAGCGGTGAAATGCGTAGAGATGTGGAGGAACACCAGTGGCGAAGGCGACTTTCTGGTCTGTAACTGACGCTGAGGCGCGAAAGCGTGGGGAGCAAACAGGATTAGATACCCTGGTAGTCCACGCCGTAAACGATGAGTGCTAAGTGTTAGAGGGTTTCCGCCCTTTAGTGCTGCAGCAAACGCATTAAGCACTCCGCCTGGGGAGTACGGCCGCAAGGCTGAAACTCAAAGGAATTGACGGGGGCCCGCACAAGCGGTGGAGCATGTGGTTTAATTCGAAGCAACGCGAAGAACCTTACCAGGTCTTGACATCTCCTGACAACCCTAGAGATAGGGCGTTCCCCTTCGGGGGACAGGATGACAGGTGGTGCATGGTTGTCGTCAGCTCGTGTCGTGAGATGTTGGGTTAAGTCCCGCAACGAGCGCAACCCTTGATCTTAGTTGCCAGCATTCAGTTGGGCACTCTAAGGTGACTGCCGGTGACAAACCGGAGGAAGGTGGGGATGACGTCAAATCATCATGCCCCTTATGACCTGGGCTACACACGTGCTACAATGGATGGTACAAAGGGCTGCAAGACCGCGAGGTTAAGCGAATCCCATAAAACCATTCTCAGTTCGGATTGCAGGCTGCAACTCGCCTGCATGAAGCTGGAATCGCTAGTAATCGCGGATCAGCATGCCGCGGTGAATACGTTCCCGGGCCTTGTACACACCGCCCGTCACACCACGAGAGTTTGTAACACCCGAAGTCGGTGGGGTAACCTTTTGGAGCCAGCCGCCTAAGGTGGGACAGATGATTGGGGTGAAGTCGTAACAAGGTAGCCGTATCGGAAGGTGCGGCTGGATCACCTCCTTTCTAAGGAATATATACAAGACGTGATGTGATTTGTTCGTTCAGTTTTGAGAGTATAATCTCTCCTGTGTTATATGGGCCTATAGCTCAGCTGGTTAGAGCGCACGCCTGATAAGCGTGAGGTCGATGGTTCGAGTCCATTTAGGCCCACCATATAACTTTCATAACGGGGCCTTAGCTCAGCTGGGAGAGCGCCTGCTTTGCACGCAGGAGGTCAGCGGTTCGATCCCGCTAGGCTCCACCAAAGATGAATTCTTATTCATCTCATTTTGTTCCTTGAAAACTAGATAATGTAATGAAGAAGACATTACCGAGTAATCGCCATTTTAGGTTTTCTCTCAATTGAGAGTGATACCATGAATAAGCTTCGCTTATTTTTAGGTTAAGTTAGAAAGGGCGCACGGTGGATGCCTTGGCACTAGGAGCCGATGAAGGACGGTACTAACACCGATATGCTTCGGGGAGCTGTAAGTAAGCTTTGATCCGGAGATTTCCGAATGGGGAAACCCTCCATCCGTAATGGGATGGAACCCTTGCCTGAATACATAGGGCATTGGAGGCAGACCCGGGGAACTGAAACATCTAAGTACCCGGAGGAAGAGAAAGCAAACGCGATTCCCTGAGTAGCGGCGAGCGAAACGGGATTAGCCCAAACCAGGAGGCTTGCCTCCTGGGGTTGTAGGACACTCTACACGGAGTTACAAAGGAACGGAGTAAATGAACAGGCATGGAAAGGCCGGCCATAGAGGGTAACAGCCCCGTAGTTGAAACTTCGTTCCCTCCAGAGTGGATCCTGAGTACGGCGGGACACGTGAAATCCCGTCGGAAGCAGGGAGGACCATCTCCCAAGGCTAAATACTCCCTAGTGACCGATAGTGAACCAGTACCGTGAGGGAAAGGTGAAAAGCACCCCGGAAGGGGAGTGAAACAGATCCTGAAACCGTGTGCCTACAAGTAGTCAAAGCCCTATGACCTTCGGGTCAGGGTAATGGCGTGCCTTTTGTAGAATGAACCGGCGAGTTACGATTACATGCGAGGTTAAGTTGAACAGACGGAGCCGCAGCGAAAGCGAGTCTGAATAGGGCGAATGAGTATGTGGTCGTAGACCCGAAACCAGGTGATCTACCCATGTCCAGGGTGAAGTCCAGGTAACACTGGATGGAGGCCCGAACCCACGCACGTTGAAAAGTGCGGGGATGAGGTGTGGGTAGCGGAGAAATTCCAATCGAACTTGGAGATAGCTGGTTCTCTCCGAAATAGCTTTAGGGCTAGCCTCATGTTGTAAGAGTCTTGGAGGTAGAGCACTGTTTGGACTAGGGGCCCCCATCGGGTTACCGAATTCAGACAAACTCCGAATGCCAAAGACTTATCCATGGGAGTCAGACTGCGAGTGATAAGATCCGTAGTCAAAAGGGAAACAGCCCAGACCACCAGCTAAGGTCCCAAAGTATACGTTAAGTGGAAAAGGATGTGGAGTTGCTTAGACAACCAGGATGTTGGCTTAGAAGCAGCCACCATTTAAAGAGTGCGTAATAGCTCACTGGTCGAGTGACTCCGCGCCGAAAATGTACCGGGGCTAAACGTATCACCGAAGCTGTGGGTGGACACCATCAGGTGTCCGCGGTAGGAGAGCGTTCTAAGTGCATCGAAGTCAGACCGCAAGGACTGGTGGAGCGCTTAGAAGTGAGAATGCCGGTATGAGTAGCGAAAGATGGGTGAGAATCCCATCCACCGAATGCCTAAGGTTTCCTGAGGAAGGCTCGTCCGCTCAGGGTTAGTCGGGACCTAAGCCGAGGCCGAAAGGCGTAGGCGATGGACAACAGGTTGATATTCCTGTACCACCTCTTTACCGTTTGAGCAATGGGGGGACGCAGGAGGATAGGGTAAGCGCGCTGTTGGATATGCGCGTCCAAGCAGTTAGGCTGCAAACGAGGCAAATCCCGTTTGCATCAGGCTGAGCTGTGACGGCGAGGGAAATTTAGTACCGAAGTTCCTGATTCCACACTGCCAAGAAAAGCCTCTAGCGAGGGAAAAGGTGCCCGTACCGCAAACCGACACAGGTAGGCGAGGAGAGAATCCTAAGGTGAGCGAGAGAACTCTCGTTAAGGAACTCGGCAAAATGACCCCGTAACTTCGGGAGAAGGGGTGCTTTTTAGGGTGAATAGCCCGGAAAAGCCGCAGTGAATAGGCCCAGGCGACTGTTTAGCAAAAACACAGGTCTCTGCGAAGCCGCAAGGCGAAGTATAGGGGCTGACGCCTGCCCGGTGCTGGAAGGTTAAGAGGAGGGGTTAGCGCAAGCGAAGCTCTGAATCGAAGCCCCAGTAAACGGCGGCCGTAACTATAACGGTCCTAAGGTAGCGAAATTCCTTGTCGGGTAAGTTCCGACCCGCACGAAAGGCGTAACGATCTGGGCACTGTCTCAACGAGAGACTCGGTGAAATTATAGTACCTGTGAAGATGCAGGTTACCCGCGACAGGACGGAAAGACCCCGTGGAGCTTTACTGCAGCCTGATATTGAATTTTGGTACAGCTTGTACAGGATAGGTAGGAGCCTTTGAAGCCGGAGCGCCAGCTTCGGTGGAGGCATTGGTGGGATACTACCCTGGCTGTATTGAAATTCTAACCCGCGCCCCTGATCGGGGCGGGAGACAGTGTCAGGCGGGCAGTTTGACTGGGGCGGTCGCCTCCTAAAAAGTAACGGAGGCGCCCAAAGGTTCCCTCAGAATGGTTGGAAATCATTCGCAGAGTGTAAAGGCACAAGGGAGCTTGACTGCGAGACCTACAAGTCGAGCAGGGACGAAAGTCGGGCTTAGTGATCCGGTGGTTCCGCATGGAAGGGCCATCGCTCAACGGATAAAAGCTACCCCGGGGATAACAGGCTTATCTCCCCCAAGAGTCCACATCGACGGGGAGGTTTGGCACCTCGATGTCGGCTCATCGCATCCTGGGGCTGTAGTCGGTCCCAAGGGTTGGGCTGTTCGCCCATTAAAGCGGTACGCGAGCTGGGTTCAGAACGTCGTGAGACAGTTCGGTCCCTATCCGTCGTGGGCGCAGGAAATTTGAGAGGAGCTGTCCTTAGTACGAGAGGACCGGGATGGACGCACCGCTGGTGTACCAGTTGTCTTGCCAAAGGCATCGCTGGGTAGCTATGTGCGGAAGGGATAAGTGCTGAAAGCATCTAAGCATGAAGCCCCCCTCGAGATGAGATTTCCCATAGCGTCAAGCTAGTAAGATCCCTGAAAGATGATCAGGTTGATAGGTCTGAGGTGGAAGCGTGGTGACACGTGGAGCTGACAGATACTAATAGATCGAGGACTTAACCACATTTGATTGCTTTGTAATTCTTCTTCTGCATTATCTAGTTTTGAGGGAACAAAACCTCATCTAAATAGTCTGGTGGCGATAGCGAGAAGGTCACACCCGTTCCCATACCGAACACGGAAGTTAAGCTTCTCAGCGCCGATGGTAGTTGGGGGCTCTCCCCCTGTGAGAGTAGGACGCTGCCGGGCAAAATGAAGAACAGTCTGTGGGACTGTTCTTTTTTTTGCGCTTTTTTATTGAATAGGCGAAGTTTTTAATAGGAAATATGCTCTTGGTCGGAAATTAGTGGCCGGCGTGGGCGTATGAGCAGAGTTTTTGTTGAGAATATTGGGGAGAGCAGCTGCTTTGTTTGTGAATTTAATCATTTGGCTCGATAATCTACCAACTTTGCGATTTATTTAATCAAATGGCCAATTAATTTACCGAAATCCCCATTAAATTTACCATATGCCTCAAAACAGCCATAGCCCGCCGCTATAGATTCCGGATATTGTTTGAAAAGCATGCTGGATGGGCAAAGGGACATTTCCTTGCTTGAAATATTGGGAAGAACGGCTGCTTAAGCTGAGAATTTAATTAATTCAACCGATAATCTACCAATTTTGCGATTTATTTAATCAAATGGCCGACTAATTTACCGGCTCCCCCATTTAATTTACCATATGCCTTAAATACCAGATAAAGCTCCCCAGCCTAAATGCGGGCAAGTACATCCAGTGCCAGTGCCAATCAACCAGCGTCCAGCAGCATGAAAGCCCACCAGCCCACCAGTCAAAACCCTGTCCGAAGCTCTGCCTTCAAAATAGCCTCATCCCAGCCCAACACTGTTAGCAGCCTCACTCCCTATTTCAACCACATATATTCCCGCCGCTTCACAACATAGACTTTTAAAGCTAAAAGCTTCTTAACGCCGTCCTAATTTCAGCCTCACCACCAAGTTCCGCTCCTAATCACTAGCTCACCAGATCCTGATCCGGCACCACTAATTACTTCTGCCCAATCAAATACTGATACACCAAATATGGGCCCTTCAGCAGAGTGATCTCCAGAAAAGAATGGATAAAGGGGTAGTCCTTATTCGGCATCATTTTCATCAGTTCGCTCCACCATTCGGTTTCATAACGCGCAATCATGCTGAGATTGTACAGCAGCAGATAATGAAGGAGCAGCTCCGGGAAATTGACAAGGTTTCCTTTCGTGAGGGGAAAGGAAAGGCTGCCCTCTTGGATATTGAACATAAGCGGTCTTATATCGTGCGGCGGGACCTGACCGCAAGAGAAAGTAATCTTGCCGCTTTCTCCCTGTGCGGGGGACTCGATATCATAGCTGCCCTTTGAGTTGAAATAGTCAATAAATCTTTCTTCTGTCATATGAAATTGATCAAGAATAGAAGCTGGCATTGTAAGTTGGCCGTTTGCCAATTCTATGCCGGCAAAGGCAGGGCTTCCCTCTGTCTGCTGAAAAAGCTCATTTAATTCAGGAATATATTTAAAAAGCTCCCCCATTTCAATTTTGTCGCCTTCCATATGTTTCATGTGAAACAGCTTATCGGCCATAAAAGGAAACAGCCCGGTTTTTTGAAATTTTACTTCATCCTCAAAAAAGCTGTATTGCTGCTTCTTCCTTTTCCTTGTTGAAACTCCATGGGCGAGGACGGAGGTTGTTTCCGGATAGTTTGGATCCGCCGTCAGAATGGATGCTTTGATCAGATGGACCAGTCCATAGAACAGCATGATAGGCTGGATCAGCAGCGGGGATTTGGCTGCCTGTTCATAATATATTTTTCCATGTTCCAAATAATAAATAAAAGGATAGCAGTTCTCATAGCTTTTCGCTTCAGGCTGGTCGATGCCATGCCTTGTATAGCATTTTTTCAAATAAGCCTGTGTGTTTTCTGCCGAAAAGAAGACAGAATATGAACTCCAGCCGTTGTATGAATTGATCATCCTTTATACCTCTTTTAATTTTTTGAAAAATCGAACATATCAATCTGTTCTTGACAGTATTTTGTCCAATTGATAACCTACTAATAATATTTTCGAGTAAATGGGGGCTAAAAAGATGTGGGAAAGCAAGTTTGTTAAAGAAGGATTAACATTTGATGATGTGTTATTGGTTCCGGCAAGATCAGAAGTGCTTCCGAAAGATGTACAGCTTCATGTAGACCTGACAGACAAGGTCCGCCTGAATATCCCGATCATCTCAGCCGGCATGGACACAGTAACAGAGGCAGAAATGGCAATTGCCATGGCAAGGGCAGGCGGCCTCGGAATCATCCACAAGAATATGTCCATCGAGCAGCAGGCTGACCAGGTTGACAAAGTCAAGCGCTCCGAAAGCGGCGTAATTACAGATCCATTCTTCCTCACGCCCGACCAGCAGGTTTTCGATGCTGAGCATCTAATGGGCAAGTACCGCATCTCAGGTGTCCCGATCGTTAACAACAACGATGAACAGAAATTGGTGGGCATCATTACAAACCGTGATCTTCGTTTCATCCAAGACTACTCGATTAAAATTTCAGACGTTATGACAAAAGAAAATCTTGTAACGGCACCGGTGGGAACAACACTGGAAGAAGCCGAGAGCATTTTGCAGAAATATAAAATTGAAAAGCTTCCGCTCGTTGATCAGGAGGGTGTACTTAAAGGGCTGATCACCATCAAGGATATTGAAAAAGTGATCGAATTCCCGAATTCAGCCAAGGACCGCCAGGGAAGGCTCCTTGCAGGCGCAGCTGTCGGTGTGACAAAGGATACGATGAAAAGGGTTGAAATGCTTGTGAAGGCAAGTGTAGACGTCCTTGTAGTCGATACGGCGCACGGACATTCAAAAGGGGTATTGGACACAGTCAGGCAGATCAGGGAGGCTTACCCTGAGGTAGCCATCATCGCTGGAAATGTTGCTACTGCTGAAGCTACTAAGGATTTGATCGAAGCCGGAGCTGATGTTGTAAAAGTCGGTATCGGACCTGGTTCCATCTGTACGACAAGGGTTGTCGCCGGCGTCGGCGTACCGCAGATCACAGCGGTGTATGACTGTGCCACAGAGGCCAGGAAGCATGGCAAAGCCATCATCGCCGATGGAGGCATCAAGTACTCTGGTGATATCGTTAAGTCCCTTGCTGCCGGCGGACATGCCGTCATGCTAGGAAGCCTGCTCGCAGGCGTCTCCGAAAGCCCGGGCGAAACGGAAATCTTCCAGGGACGCCGCTTCAAGGTCTACCGCGGAATGGGCTCGGTCGGAGCAATGGAGAAGGGTTCAAAGGACCGCTATTTCCAGGAAGACAACAAAAAGTTCGTTCCAGAAGGAATTGAAGGAAGGCTTCCATACAAAGGGCCGTTATCTGATACGATTTACCAGCTGGTCGGAGGGATCCGTTCGGGAATGGGCTATTGCGGAAGCAAGGATTTGACTGACTTAAGAGAAAAGGCGCAGTTCATCAGGATGACAGGCGCCGGGCTCCGTGAAAGCCATCCGCATGATGTGCAGATCACAAAAGAAGCTCCGAACTATTCTTTATCATAAAAATCAGGCCATAGCATCGGATGCTGATGCTATGGCAATAAAGGTCCCAGGTTATTTTCCTGGGCCTTATTTTTTTGCTTATTCAGGGTACCATGCACCCATCAGTATCAGCTGTCATTTTTCAATCAGCACATCAAATGGCCTACATAATTCTCTGTCCAATTAATGGGTATTTACTCTGTCTATGTTTTCAGAAACAGATATGTTAAAATAACGAAGGTGTATATAAAGGTTGGAGGGCATTACAGTGAAAAAACATTTTTATCGGAAGTATGTTGCTAGTTTCCTTGTTTGTATGATGGTGATAGGCCTTTTTCCCGGCCTGAATAAGGCGAGTGCAGATGATGCTTTGAATATCAACGCGGATGCTGCGATCGTGGTAGAGGCTGAGACAGGCAAAGTCCTTTATTCGAAGAATGCGGATAAAGTGCTTGGCATCGCGAGCATGACAAAGATTATGACAGAATACCTGCTGCTTGAGGCCATCAAAGAAGGGAAAGTCAAATGGGATCAGGAGTATGCAGTCAGTGAATATGTTTGGAAGGTTTCACAGGATAGAGCACTGTCTAATGTCCCTTTAAGAAGAGATGGAAAATATAATATCAAAGAATTATATGAAGCTATGTCTATTTACTCTGCCAATGGTGCAACGATTGCCATTGCGGAGACCATTGCCGGTTCTGAAAGTAATTTCGTAAAAATGATGAATGATAAAGCCGAGGAGCTTGGCTTGAAAGATTACAAATTTGTCAATTCCTCAGGTTTGAATAATCGTGACTTAAAAGGCTCCCACCAGGTGGGCGGAGCAGAGGATGAGAATGTCATGTCCGCACGTGCTACAGCCAAGCTGGCACAGCGCCTGCTGCATGATTATCCGGAAATACTGGAGACGACCAGCATTCCGACTAAGAACTTCAGAGAAGGCACTGATGATGAAATCAAGATGGATAACTGGAACTGGATGCTTCCAAGCCTTGTATTCGGCTATGAGGGAGTGGACGGGCTTAAAACGGGTACGACCGATTTTGCCGGCTACTGCTTCACTGGTACGGCTACCCGTGACGGTAACCGCTATATTACAGTTGTGATGAATGCCAAGGGTGAAGGGAATTCCGGTTCTTATAAATCCCGTTTTGATGAAACAAGAAAAATGCTTGATTATGCTTTCAGCAATTTTTCCAAAGAAGAAATCATTGCGAAGAACTATCAGGTAAAGGGCCAGAAAACACTGCCTGTTACTAAAGGCAAGGAAGACAGCGTGAAGATCCAGGCGAAGGACGCTATCGAGCTTGTCGTGAAGAATGGGGAGAAGGAAAGCTACAAGCCTGAGCTTGTCCTTGATAAAGACAAGCTTGATAAAGACGGCAATCTGACGGCACCTGTGAAAAAAGGCGAAAAGATCGGCTACCTGACTTTGAAGTCAGACAAAGAAAACGGCCTTGACTTTCTTTCAGGAAAAGGCGGTATCCAGGTTGATGTCGTCGCGGCTGAAAGTGTAGAAAAGGCAAATTGGTTCGTGCTGACAATGCGCGGGATCGGCGGCTTCTTCGGAGATCTTTGGGGCAGCATTTCTTCAGCTGTAAAAGGCTGGTTCTAATTTTTATAATGGACTGACTTTAACCGGAAGAAAATAAAAATCCGGAAGAGTCTGATAAAAAAGGGTTCCTTGTCTTGACAGGGACCCTTTTTTATTGTTTATTTTCATTAGGGGAACTGGACGAATTCCTATCGAATTAATATATTTTCCTATAAATTAATGGGTATTTTGCCTGTTAAAAGCAGATGGTATTACAGAAGGGGGATTTTATAGTGAAGACAGGTACAGATCGAGTAAAGCGCGGAATGGCAGAAATGCAAAAGGGCGGCGTAATCATGGACGTTGTCAACGCTGAGCAGGCTAAGATTGCTGAAGAGGCCGGCGCAGTCGCAGTCATGGCACTGGAGCGGGTTCCATCCGATATCCGTGCTGCCGGCGGTGTGGCCAGGATGGCAGACCCCCGCATTGTTGAGGAAGTCATGAATGCTGTAACGATTCCTGTTATGGCTAAAGGCAGAATTGGCCATATCGTGGAAGCCCGTGTATTAGAAGCAATGGGCGTTGATTATATAGATGAGAGTGAAGTGCTCACTCCTGCTGATGAAGAGTATCACTTAAATAAAAGGGACTTTACGGTTCCGTTTGTATGCGGATGCCGCGACCTTGGCGAGGCTGCCCGCAGGATCGGTGAAGGAGCGGCAATGCTTCGCACTAAAGGCGAGCCGGGAACAGGCAATATCGTTGAAGCGGTACGCCATATCCGCAAGGTAAATGCACAGGTGCGCAAGGTTGTCGGCATGAATCTGGATGAGCTGATGACTGAAGCTAAGCTTCTCGGAGCCCCTTACGAGCTTCTTCTCGAAATTAAGGAGCTTGGCCGCCTTCCGGTCGTTAACTTCGCTGCAGGCGGCGTTGCGACACCTGCGGATGCTGCTTTAATGATGGAGCTTGGTGCAGACGGCGTATTCGTTGGTTCAGGCATCTTCAAGTCCGATAATCCAGCCAAGTTTGCGAGAGCGATCGTAGAGGCGACTACCCATTATCAGGATTACAAGCTGATTGCTGAATTGTCAAAAGAACTTGGAACACCGATGAAAGGCATCGAAATCTCATCACTGGCTCCTGAAGCTCGTATGCAGGAGCGCGGTTGGTAAGGAGAATGAATATGGTTAAAGTAGGCGTATTGGGCCTTCAGGGGGCTGTCAGGGAGCATGTCCGTTCCATTGAAGCCTGCGGAGCGGAGGCAGTCGTCATCAAGCGGAGAGAGCAGCTTGCGGAAGTGGACGGACTGATCATCCCGGGCGGCGAAAGCACAACGATGCGCCGCCTGATCGATAAATATGATTTCATGGAAGAACTTAGGTCATTTTCCCAATCAGGGAAACCGATGTTCGGTACATGCGCTGGCCTCATCCTGCTGGCAAAGACAGTTGCCGGCTATGCAGAACCGCATATTGGCGTCATGGATGTCGAGGTGGAGCGCAATTCTTTCGGAAGGCAGCGGGAGAGCTTTGAAGCGCCCCTTGATATTGCAGGAGTGGCAGAGGACTTTGAAGCTGTCTTCATCCGTGCGCCGCATATTCTGCAGGCCGGCGAGAATGTTGAAGTGCTCGCGAAGCATGATGGCCGCATCGTCGCTGCGAGGGAAGGCCAATTCCTGGGCTGTTCATTCCATCCTGAGCTGACAGAGGATCACCGTCTCACAGCCTACTTTGTGGAAATGGTGAAAGAAGCCCAGGCAAATTTAGTTTGAATAATTGGTTGCAAATAGCGCATAATTGTAGTAAATTATTATAAAATTACATTCGAAACGCATTGAGAGGAATTAGTAGCGGAAATCCCATTCCAATAGAGAGCCGGTGGCTGGTGGAAACCGGTGGTGGGACCCTGTGAATCCGTCCTTGAGCAAAAGCATGGAAAGCCTGCATGGGCGAGTAAGTGCTTTCGGTTAAAAACCGTTATGGATTTAAGGTGGAAGGCAATTTTGCCTTCAACTAGGGTGGCAACGCGGGTAACTCCCGTCCCTTTTTTGGGACGGGGGTTTTTTGTTTTTTTCGCGGGTGCCGCTCATATGCCTATCGAATGTATGAAGAGGAGGAAGCAGCATGCTTGATATTAAATATTTACGAAGCAATTTTGAAGAAGTGAAGAACCGTCTGCAGCACCGCGGAGAGGATCTTGGCGACCTTGGGAAATTTGAAGATCTTGATGTAAGGCGCCGTGAGCTGATCATGGAAACAGAGCAGCTGAAGAGCAGAAGGAATGAGGTTTCCCAGCAGGTAGCTGTACTTAAGCGTGAAAAGAAAGATGCGGACAGCCTGATTGCCGAGATGAGGGAAGTAGGAGACAAGATCAAAGCATTTGATGAAGAGCTCCGCACAGTGGAAGAATCATTGGACAGCCTTTTGATGAGCATTCCGAATATCCCGCATGAAAGCGTTCCGGTCGGTGAGACGGAAGACGATAATGTCGAGGCGAGAAAATGGGGCAATGTCCGTGATTTCAGCTTCGAGCCGAAGCCTCACTGGGATATTGCCACTGACCTGGACATCCTTGACTTTGAGAGGGCCGGCAAGGTTACGGGAAGCCGCTTTGTATTCTACAAAGGCCTTGGCGCCCGCTTAGAGCGTGCTTTATTTAACTTCATGCTTGATCTTCACACAGAAGAGCATGGCTATATGGAAGTCCTTCCTCCATATATGGTCAACCGTGCCAGCATGACAGGCACTGGGCAGCTGCCAAAGTTCGAAGAAGATGCCTTCCTGATCGAAAGTGAAGACTACTTCCTGATTCCGACAGCAGAAGTGCCTGTTACAAACATGCACAGAGATGAAATCCTGA is a window from the Bacillus infantis NRRL B-14911 genome containing:
- the guaB gene encoding IMP dehydrogenase, which gives rise to MWESKFVKEGLTFDDVLLVPARSEVLPKDVQLHVDLTDKVRLNIPIISAGMDTVTEAEMAIAMARAGGLGIIHKNMSIEQQADQVDKVKRSESGVITDPFFLTPDQQVFDAEHLMGKYRISGVPIVNNNDEQKLVGIITNRDLRFIQDYSIKISDVMTKENLVTAPVGTTLEEAESILQKYKIEKLPLVDQEGVLKGLITIKDIEKVIEFPNSAKDRQGRLLAGAAVGVTKDTMKRVEMLVKASVDVLVVDTAHGHSKGVLDTVRQIREAYPEVAIIAGNVATAEATKDLIEAGADVVKVGIGPGSICTTRVVAGVGVPQITAVYDCATEARKHGKAIIADGGIKYSGDIVKSLAAGGHAVMLGSLLAGVSESPGETEIFQGRRFKVYRGMGSVGAMEKGSKDRYFQEDNKKFVPEGIEGRLPYKGPLSDTIYQLVGGIRSGMGYCGSKDLTDLREKAQFIRMTGAGLRESHPHDVQITKEAPNYSLS
- a CDS encoding serine hydrolase, whose protein sequence is MKKHFYRKYVASFLVCMMVIGLFPGLNKASADDALNINADAAIVVEAETGKVLYSKNADKVLGIASMTKIMTEYLLLEAIKEGKVKWDQEYAVSEYVWKVSQDRALSNVPLRRDGKYNIKELYEAMSIYSANGATIAIAETIAGSESNFVKMMNDKAEELGLKDYKFVNSSGLNNRDLKGSHQVGGAEDENVMSARATAKLAQRLLHDYPEILETTSIPTKNFREGTDDEIKMDNWNWMLPSLVFGYEGVDGLKTGTTDFAGYCFTGTATRDGNRYITVVMNAKGEGNSGSYKSRFDETRKMLDYAFSNFSKEEIIAKNYQVKGQKTLPVTKGKEDSVKIQAKDAIELVVKNGEKESYKPELVLDKDKLDKDGNLTAPVKKGEKIGYLTLKSDKENGLDFLSGKGGIQVDVVAAESVEKANWFVLTMRGIGGFFGDLWGSISSAVKGWF
- a CDS encoding YaaC family protein; its protein translation is MINSYNGWSSYSVFFSAENTQAYLKKCYTRHGIDQPEAKSYENCYPFIYYLEHGKIYYEQAAKSPLLIQPIMLFYGLVHLIKASILTADPNYPETTSVLAHGVSTRKRKKQQYSFFEDEVKFQKTGLFPFMADKLFHMKHMEGDKIEMGELFKYIPELNELFQQTEGSPAFAGIELANGQLTMPASILDQFHMTEERFIDYFNSKGSYDIESPAQGESGKITFSCGQVPPHDIRPLMFNIQEGSLSFPLTKGNLVNFPELLLHYLLLYNLSMIARYETEWWSELMKMMPNKDYPFIHSFLEITLLKGPYLVYQYLIGQK
- the pdxT gene encoding pyridoxal 5'-phosphate synthase glutaminase subunit PdxT, which codes for MVKVGVLGLQGAVREHVRSIEACGAEAVVIKRREQLAEVDGLIIPGGESTTMRRLIDKYDFMEELRSFSQSGKPMFGTCAGLILLAKTVAGYAEPHIGVMDVEVERNSFGRQRESFEAPLDIAGVAEDFEAVFIRAPHILQAGENVEVLAKHDGRIVAAREGQFLGCSFHPELTEDHRLTAYFVEMVKEAQANLV
- the pdxS gene encoding pyridoxal 5'-phosphate synthase lyase subunit PdxS, producing MVKTGTDRVKRGMAEMQKGGVIMDVVNAEQAKIAEEAGAVAVMALERVPSDIRAAGGVARMADPRIVEEVMNAVTIPVMAKGRIGHIVEARVLEAMGVDYIDESEVLTPADEEYHLNKRDFTVPFVCGCRDLGEAARRIGEGAAMLRTKGEPGTGNIVEAVRHIRKVNAQVRKVVGMNLDELMTEAKLLGAPYELLLEIKELGRLPVVNFAAGGVATPADAALMMELGADGVFVGSGIFKSDNPAKFARAIVEATTHYQDYKLIAELSKELGTPMKGIEISSLAPEARMQERGW
- the serS gene encoding serine--tRNA ligase; translation: MLDIKYLRSNFEEVKNRLQHRGEDLGDLGKFEDLDVRRRELIMETEQLKSRRNEVSQQVAVLKREKKDADSLIAEMREVGDKIKAFDEELRTVEESLDSLLMSIPNIPHESVPVGETEDDNVEARKWGNVRDFSFEPKPHWDIATDLDILDFERAGKVTGSRFVFYKGLGARLERALFNFMLDLHTEEHGYMEVLPPYMVNRASMTGTGQLPKFEEDAFLIESEDYFLIPTAEVPVTNMHRDEILTNEQLPINYAAFSACFRSEAGSAGRDTRGLIRQHQFNKVELVKFVRPEDSYEELEKLTGHAEKVLQLLGLPYRVLSMCTGDLGFTAAKKYDIEVWIPSYGTYREISSCSNFEAFQARRANIRFRREPKGKPEHLHTLNGSGLAIGRTVAAILENYQQEDGSVIIPEVLRPYMGNKEVIGKA